AACCGTCCCTTTAATGTTCCTAAATACAGTCAGGTTTTTTTGCACTTTAATACCATCAATAGCTTGGTAAGTGGAGACATGTAATTAGGTGGAATGTAGGAGGGTGGCTAGTGTGACCGTCCGACCTCAGTTAGGGTTAGGTTAATATGAATGTGAGAGGCACTCTGCACAGTGACCACTGTAAGATTCCTACAAATATAACGACGCTACATTTTGACCTTCAAAGGATTTAATCATGCACACATTCAAGTGAACAAAAAGCAGACAAATGGGATATCGCATGATTCAAAACAACATGAATGTACTGTCCGTCTGACTCTCATTAACAACCTAGAAACCCTCAAGTTCTACAAGTTACTGTACAAAGGACCTGTACGGCTTACTGCCATAAAGGTTACGGTGTGAAACACGTGCATAGTTTTTCTGATGGGAGAGGCTGAGGATTAAGAGGGGAGAACTGCAGTAGGTTGGCAGTATTTTTAAATTCTGCCTTTTTTGCGTTATGCGTGActggcagcacagtggtgcagtgggtagcattgtcgcctcacagcaagagtgttcctggttcgatcccgggtgcgGGAGCCCttgtgtgcagagtttgcatgttctccctgtgtcagtgtgggtttcctccaggtgctccagcttcctcccccagcttcctcccacagtccaaagacatgcaggttaattggtgactctaaattgtccgtaggtgttccagttacggaaaatgaatgaatgaatgaatccaGAAAACTGCATACCCAAACTACAACACACTTTCTGCTGTATTGCTGTTTTTACACATAGCTGTTACTCAAAATAATTCCATTctgtaacactttacttgaaggtatctacataagagtgacatgacacagtcaagaacttgtcataaacattatgtacatgtcataaacgtttatgactgctgtcatgaagtgtcattcggtttttgtaatgacaagttgacattgtttggttcgtcttgattatgacaacttgacattaatcaaagtgacattaccagaagatgtctttgtcatgacaatagtaatcattatgtcaacttgtcattaacacaaaaacaggtgcatttcttgttaatgtcaagttgttatgacaaagacatcttctgataatgtcatcctggttaatgtcaagttgtcattataaggacatcccaaacaaatttaatgtcaagttgtcataatcaagacaacccaaacaatgtcattacaaaaaccgaatgacacttaatgacagcagtcatgaacatttatgacatgtacataatgtttatgacaggttcatgacagtgtcacgtcactcttatgtagataccttcaagtaaagtgttccCTTACATTCTAATGGAGATACTgatcaaaatgtaaatgtattacAGTTTTACAGTACCCACATCTACTATTATAGTACACATTTAAAGACTTCAGACTTGAACTCTGaagttttttcctcttcttcagaTGTCTTCCTCCTCATGTCTCTGAATTATAAATCAAATCtttggacacacacagacttccTTTGGATCTGGGATCAGTGAGAACTGTATTCTGCTACTGTATATTCATAAAGTCATAAGAAATCTGAACAGTAAGAAATATGTTGAgcctgtatttgttgttgttggtgtcCTGAATATGATTTAGAACTGAGAGTAGAAGTTTCACGGGACAGTGCCACTTAATGATTCCCTCTGGAGAGCCTGCTTGGCAGCTCTGCCCCCTCACTGCTTATCTCACAGCACAGAAAAGTGTCTGTATTTGCTGTGGTCATGCTGATAAGCAGGAACAGTTCCCTACTGCTTTAAATGGTCAGTAAGGAACGTGTATCAGCTGGGAGCTAAAAGCTACAGTACAGTTTACTCTGTCACCATGCATATGTTTATGACAACTGTTCTGTTGATAATTAATCAGATTGAATTCAATGAGATATTATGATGGTGAGCACTGCAGGTTTTATAGCACCCTGTGTATACTGTAATAATGACAGACCTCCTGATTTCCTTTAGCAGGGAGGACAGCCTGATGACAGCGTTGGAAATGCGCCTCCTTTCCTCAGGTAGGGAAACGATTTCTGATCATTATTAAAGTTTCTGTTGTTAGTATCAccatttttgttatttcatcTACATGTGTCCCCGCAGTGACGCCCAGGTGCAGGCTCAGGCCGAGGCCATCACTGAGGAAGACCTGAGGCTGATCCAGGAGAGGGAGATGTCCATCAGGCAGTTGGAGGTGCAAATAAGAATCAGATGTCTCTACCAGCATGGACACTAATATGTACAGTATCCAATCAGCTCAGTGTTTCCCTTTCACATGAACCATCTGTCTTTGTGTTGCTTGATTCAGTCTGACATCACAGATATCAATGACATCTTCAAGGACCTGGGGATGATGGTCCACGAGCAGGGAGACATGATAGGTGAGATTTTATagaaaactgaactgaaacatttactttacttacttttcTACCAAAACATTTCACTGATGTCACTTAATTGAACTGATTTCTAATGTAGGCGCAGAGGCACAATGTTTTAGGGAAAaggtaatatatatataatgatgCATGTTTAGGCCCTTAGATAATGAAAACTCCACCAAAAACCCAAACAATAGTAAAATTACACTAGAGAGCATCTCATAATGGGATCACTCCAGCCATGATACAGGGATCCATGACATAAGGTcaagtgtgcaggatttagtagcatctcagcctggtaagaccatcgctctctgtatcagtcagGGTGCCACCCTGCCTTGTATTCAGAAATTAAAATCCGTTCAGGGCCAATCAGGGATGGACACCATAGTTGACAAcgtaagcagccaatcagggactgcaGTGTAGTTGAGGACTAGTGACGGGATTTCTAGTTGTGCGGCAGACCCTGTGCTgtagcctacgccgttgtgagcatttatacttgtgcggttgtgtgtctgtgtcactctgcagttacacctccaaaacactagttggtggtgtaggtttctgtgaagtgctgtaaagtttagttgattcaaaacacacattaaacacacattaaacacattaatcacattaatcacacattaaacatggcttaatagagacagtttcaaacacaagtacacaaatcagctttgtttccactgagggaaatggtttcagcttacagaaatagacaggaggtctgcgtcgccgtagtctcgctcaccagacctttctcaagaaaagaaaggtctggctgggccgactctcactttgagattggagaaaaaaacgccccggctgcttgtatttctttcaaccaatcacaatcgttcttggcggtgccacagcaacagtgcgcttgcaaaaatattgccggggggaaacaggttttggtgtaacacgcccacaaaaatatcacttacaggacgcgaaccatggcagaaaaatggctacatccccgcaagatcaaacactgaaaaagttagtaaaggacgtgttgaaaactgctacacaaccggaggtggtagggcgggacttcagcgggtggctcgttccgcccaatgagaggctgatctctgcagcgaacttccgcccactcagactagcgTCGCCgcaacatgtagttacatttctgggcaggtgcacgtcaggctatggcgtagggtaCATGCCATAGGctccagaagaagaagatatactttattaatccccaaggggaaattcagttttttcactctgtcatacacacacaggcctgaaatacacacacatgtacaaacaggacctttacatgcattaaatggagagatggagctaccagtccacactcagTGCTTAACATGGACGGGTACTTGAACCAGCGACCCCCCAGTTTCAAACCCAAgtctatggactgagctactgccaccccagAACAGTAATGGCAGAACCCCTGAAGCCACAAGCACTAATACCAGCTGTTGCAACGTTGCCGCACTGGTTAATATGAAGAACATTAGATAACtaatgaataaacaaaacaaaaaatgtgattttgtcCAAGTGATGTTCTGTGCTGACAATTCCACATGTGCTCGCCCTTCCGATCTGctgcactttaaaatgtgttcCCTGTGTGTTCTGCAGACAGTATAGAAGCCAACGTGGAGACTGCAGACGTGAGTGTCCAGAACGCCACCCAGCAGCTGCAACGTGCTGCAGAGTACCAGGTAAAACACCGCCGGACAGAGAGGATGGATAGAGGAAAGATCGATATAAAGAAAGGAGCAAAGAGAGAAGACGCATTGAAATGTACACACGTTTGAGAAGTTAGCTTGAAACTAGTGAAGCAATTAAAAAGTCTCTGAGGTAgcagtatgtgtgcatgtatgactcctccacctcctgcacTCCCTTGTGTAACCATGCTCTTAGTCAGTTGGCTTTGGTAAATAAGACGTAGATAACGAGGCgtaaaggagaaaataaaagaaaaagctgaGTCACAAGGTGATCTGATTCATGCTGTGGTTGTGAGTCACTTCGAACCATCAGCTGTCCAGAGTAAATCAATTCATGTCTCCATTAAAATCCAGATTATATCTAATACTTCTATATTAATTATCTTCTGACTAATAATTGATTTAATGCACAAACAACCACTTTGTGCTTCTTCTCCCCCCAGCGGAGCTCCCGGAAGAAGATATGCATCATTTTGATAGTGCTGGCTGTAGCGATTGTTATTATTGGACTCATCATCTGGGGTGCTCTCAAAAAATAAGggcttcttcctcctcttcctcctcctctcctctgcctctcctgtTTAGTCATCAACCTGGGCAAAGGATGAAGCAACGTCATTCCTCTCCTTCTCATCCTTCTCCTTTTCTCACCCCCCTCACGAAGGGGAGTCGTTGAGTCTGTCTTTCTTTGACTCGATTATATTTTTAAGACACCGCAGTCCTCTTTGACGGGATGGCACACTCCttcactgtgaaaacaaaactaGCACAGGTAGCTTTATATAATCAGCTTTAATTGAAAAGTGTCTGATTTAGGCATGATTTAAAGGTCTGAGTCTGCACCTGATTGTCAGATGGAGGTGTAATGTAAACATGTGGAGTATTGCTGTGTTcaatggcagccattttggctCCACCGGCTTTGAATGTTGAGTACTTTACAGACAATGCTTCTGGGTGCAATGAAGCAGCAAGTTGCTGTAAGCAGGTGAGAGGGGATTAACCTTTGGATCAGTCatactgctgcagctgcttccTTTTATCAGGTCAGATGTAAAAAGCTCACATGCTAAACCTTACTCAGCAATTAAACTTTGAATAAAGTGCACTGTGTAAATTTAAGATTAAACAAAAGCCAGCTTTGGTCCATAGCACAGTTTAACTGCACTCAACTTATTGCTATGCAGAGTTCTAAGTGACAAAAccctctttttaaaaatctgttatcTCCTTTGTTTTATAGAAGCTCTAAacaacattcagaacattaatatatCAACTAACAACTATTTGCCATGTAAAGATAAAGTGGAGCTATGACACCCTGTGCTGAGAATGAAGTGTGTTGCAATCGGAGCGTCTCTGTTTATTGCTGTGATACAGTCCGGCCACAGGTCCATGTTAGAGcatgagtccctgtgtgtgtatcccacagGCTAGCTGATTGCTGCCACTCTAACTGCACCCGTACAACAGTTGCCACTGATAAGGGGatgatgttgttgttgaagCGTAGCAGCCACCCTCCAGCCACCCTCCCAGGTTAACACCTATAGCtttttcagcactgttgctATTTTTAGCACTGTTTCAgctgttagcacagttagctacTAGCCACTAACTCagtcacctccatgttgagagctgtgtggaGACAACcgctaaatcagtggttcccaaaagTGGGTCGGGGGTCCATAAGTAACTTGCTAACATATCAGccttgtaaaaaacacactttatttttaagtccactgaatttccagcacagagcttttattttgaagtgccatttcctgctgtagagtgagtgactaacgaacagctacttaacagaaacagcaaactagctcgacacatggccaaacacaagtataatGCTAAACTGCGTGGACCTTTAACgacaaaggagaaatctggaccctgtagCTGCACCAGCTCTGCTCTAAATCATAGATGTGCTCTGAATATTGTATAGAGCCCCTTGAAGTTGTAATTAGTTGAGATTAATTGTTCATTTCTATTAAAATATGTTCTTCCAATGATTCTAATATTAATGATAAATCAAAAAGTACTGTACATATCAATCCCAAATCTTGTTAGGACATTTTATTACGCTCCAATTTAAGCCAATCATTCCATTAGGAGAAGATTTTGTTGTTACTTTAGGTAGGTGGtgtgtttcctttgtttttaactATGCAGCCGAGGGAGATTGAATGGACATCGCGGAAAATCTTTTTTATTGAATTACCTGTCACATTACGGATGATCACACATAAAGAATATCAGTGCAACATGTGATTGTTAAAGTTGTGTTTTATGGTTTGTTTTAACCTACAGTACTTAGGTATGTTTCTTTTAAAGGCACCGTAcaccacacaggtgttttcagtttCTGGCTAATTAGACCTGATTATCACAGCTATGGTTCCCTTCAACATGTAATCAATCGTGGTCCAGAGGAACGGTCTAATCAGCCCAatgaagtgaaaacacctgtgtgggttgACAGTTTGTGTTGAGAGGCTTTACCCATAGAAAAGTACTGATAGTCagttgtcattgtttttctgtGACTGGCAGTCCACAGTAACCGTCTTTATCATAACATTCTTACatccaactcatcaaatactgaggCTTGATTGACACGTCAAACTACGGCACTCTAGGTACCTCaccagtgtcagttttggatgctcgGTGAGGGCGTATCAATTTATGCAAGTTACATGCAttgcagcttttcaaaataaactttaattttTGCAGGAAATGTACCATTTGCGCTCGTCAAATGCATCCCGTCTCTTTTCAGAATGACCTCAggacaaatgtaaaaaaatctttacctcgttaggtttaggcaacagaagtacgtggttaggtttagaaaaaaacatcatggtttggcctAAAACAAGTACATTTATTACTAGCGTAATGCAACGTCATGTGACATACGTCAGTAGCGTAGCATGATACACATACTATGCTGTTATTAAAATACAGtgaaacttcaattaaaagcctagtctcaactaaacacccagtcccttgtACTACCCTAGTGTACCtatacattttgacaaatgaagacctgtcccatatagacaccTGTCCCAAATGAAGGCctattgatttcagtgatttaagcaaataatagcccgggctattaattgaagttttacagtaactcaattgacttttgatttcacacgGGAAAGTCTCCCCCAAGAAAGTTCGGAGTACTATGGTAGTGCCTCAGAGCATCAAAAAATGTTGCTGCCCGGTGCATCTCATATCACCGCTAATAAGTGCCTTGGTGCATCGGTATCTGATACAaaaggccactgaccaagcctTGGCATTGGACGAGTTGGAAGTGAGACAGAGTTATCTTTATCTCTTTATTCCTGATATCAAGAAACCACAGTTTTTATAACCCAAAGTAAAGTAAATGAAGGCAAACACTAATAATTATTTGCTACAACAGTTTGACCTGTATGTAAAGTTAAGATcacatgtatatttttaatactgAGATGTCGCTGCCTACCACAAGCTGAATAAAGTACCTGAATATACGAAACTTTAAATGAGAAGAGTGTTTTTTTATGCAACTCTGTAAttcttaatattatttttaatttctgagTCACCACTTAAAGTTTATTCTTTTTCCAACACAAAGTCTCTCTAGTTTTAAAAAGTCCTTTAATTATTCGTGCATGACTCATTCTGCagaaaaaatacagtatattagacttgtttttatttaaataatatcAGACACTGTGTGTTTGGGTCAAGACTATTCTACAGTGTTCCTCTAGTACCAAAAAGCATAATTGTAAACAACACTGAAGAAGCAGATTGTTGATTCAGTAGTTAGTTTTATAACCAAAGTTAAATAAATGAGAGACCGATTGGCAGGTTGCCGGATGACAGTCAGTGCACAGGTCACTTCACATAACACTGGGTGCTCATTTATTTGTATGAATGTCATTCCCCTCCTTTGTCAAGGATAGAGTTAGGACCATATCTAGGTAAGATGATTAAGGAATGGTCTTCATACACTCAGTTCCTTTTGATGACTTTCTTACCTTTGTTCAAGACATTTAACTCAACCATTTAACTCGAACTTTATTTAAAGCCCATGTGTTTTTGGGGCAGAGCCAAATAAGACAAGTGTAACACTGTGAAAGTCTACATTTGACATGTTTGATTTAgaacataaaaaacataaataaaagaggACCAACAACAGATCCCTGTGGTACACCCTTTGTCAATACTATACACATAAAATCTAATCTTAAAAGACTCAAACACATAATATGTCGTCACCTTGTTTACCCTGCAGACTGAAGAAAGTTGAATTGTTAACTTTGTAGACAAAACACTTCTGCTGGTTTGACAGTAGCAACATAGAGATTAGTAAAGTGGAGACTGGTTATAGGAACACATTTAGGGAAGATGATTGACTAATGGTCCTCCTACCCTCAGTAACTGTGGATGACTATTCTTTCTCTTTATCAAGACAATTAACTGAATTTTTTCAGTACAACTCAGTATCCACTACTCGATGACAATAAATGTGTATGTGGGTGATGCTTGAAAACAACATGCTTGCTCATTGCTTAGTTGACTTTCactgggaaaataaataaaaggacaaATAGTTTAGTGGCTGACCTTTGTTGCACAATAGGGAATGTCAGGTAAAAGTGATGAAAGTTTTTGAAGACAGTCATGAACTGTGATTTCTCTCCTCAGCATTTCCTGCTAATGAGAACAACTTGTGTGCTCAACTGACTTTCCTTGGAAAAACAATAGTTAAATTAGGCCCTGACATCatgcaaataaatacaggaaaaaatGGTGTAGTGGCAGAACTCTGTTGCACAACAGGGAATGTCCGGTCAAAGTGATGATACTCAGCATAATATTGGCAACAGCTGTTGTGcatttaaaggtgcagtatgTAATTCTGAAGAAAGATAGTTGTTTGGTAAGTTCCATTCCCGGGTCATCACATACCTATGGAGTTTCGATCAGAATcaggatcagaatcagaaatacttaattGATTGATTTGTAACAGTCACTCTCATGTAAAGAGCagagaaatataaaatgtaagaataagagtatgaaatagaagtatgtaaatataaagcaataataTGAACTATCATAAAACaggaataaaaatgtacattaagATAAAAAATAGAATGTGCATTATTCCacagtgtttaacactagtactgAAGATATTagaatgttaaaaataaaatatatattgtcgCTGTGTTGGGGCTGTAAGTGCGACatttaactacaatatatacatcaatagaataaacAAAAATAGATTAAAAGTAAACTTAAGAAATGTGTACATTTATGCTCATGATAAACTATACTGAAAAATATTACACAGACaatcccaggttgtcaaatactgacactttggATTGGTGGTTTGGTGGTCTGGTCTGACTACCAACCCATGGCTGTTTGTATTTGATGACCTAGGAATCAGACTCAGCAAACAGATGTCTTTTTCCAGAATTGCATTCTGAACCTATAAGACAGTAATCCACTGCATCTGCATGTGATGCAAGAGCGTCTTCCTGTTTCCTGAGAACAGCAACTCAGCAGTTTGCACCTATAAGAATAGCCTACGTTCTCAAGGCTAAGGTTAACTGGAACTAAGTAAATACCTCATCAACTTTTGGGGCTGAGCCAAACATAACAAGGTGACATCTGCATAGACACACAAATTTCACAAATGTTTAATGCTTATACATTAAAAAGAACATGTAAATTTAAGAAGACCAAAAACAGATCCCTGCGGTACACCTtaaactgttttgaaaacatAAAATTGTGTCTAAAAAGAGTTAAAACCCACATTCTATGCCATCTCCTTGTTTACCCCATTGAAAGTAGGTTTCAGGCAGCCATGAGAGAATGAGATCAAGGAGCAGACGGGAGTTAGCCTGTATATGTCAGAGCAGACGGTGTTGGACTTGGACTGGGATGTGGAAGTCACAGACTGCAGTGACGCAGAAGGCAAAAGTTTCCTTGGCAGTGAGAGATGTGGAGGATTTGGACACAGTGTTGTAAATACATCACTCCGGCAGAGAACAGGTTGAACTGGGCGTCAGTAGGACAGGGAGTATTTTGGgctggttacacacacacagaaagtagCACATCGCTGCAAAGAGCTGAGCAGGATTTTCCTtccaaacagaaatgtcacagcTGAGGAGGGTTGGGAAAGTCTGACCGCGTGCAAAGTTACTGTAAAGGAAGCAAGAGGTGTTTGGTGTGAGGTggacagacacagaggaaattattaggttgtttttcagttgaCGCGTCacgttcttttgcatttttttaactgCTAAGAAAAACGCaaaacagaaatacacatgATTCTGGCAGACGTGAATCGAGGCTGAACCTGTGGGTGGAAATAACCTGTTTATCTGTCTTCTTTCTTATAATAGCATAATGTGTCTGGGGCACAGAGGCGGATTTTGCCTGCTGGTGTAGAAAATCACAGAAAATGACAAGAGTTGGATTCACTAGAGGAGTGTACATAGAAGTTTCACTCTGCTGTGACGCACATCAATTGGAGAAATAACTCATCTGGGCAAACACTGAGCTCACTGTACACTTTATGTGCGTCTCTAGAAAAGAACTGGAGAAAATAACATGTTGCTATTAATTTTCCTTTTCCGTTAGTAAGCTGAAAGTAGCTCTTCTAAACAGTCGTTGTTACCATTCTCCAGGGCAAAAACAAGGGGTTTTTTTCCAGGTCAAtcttttttaactaattttgtttttatttttatttcatgtcatttgtgtgtatttttaagcCCCAAGGAAACTCAAAACCTCATTAGCGAGGCTAACAGGGATCATATCAACTATAAACAATGAAATAGTGTATTGTAATATGCATTGGTATTTTAGCCGTACGTCTAATGTGAGAAATGATTTCAAGCTCaagttcattcattctttcatcttctaaccgcttcatcctcttgagggtcgcgggctggagcctatcccagctgacactgggtgagaggcagggttcaccctggacaggtcaccagactatcacagggctgacacatagagacaaacaaNNNNNNNNNNNNNNNNNNNNacattcacacctacggacaatttagagtcaccaattaacctgcatgtctttggactgtgggaggaagctggagcacctggaggaaacccacgctgacacaaggagaacatgcaaactctgcacagaagggctcccacacccgggatcgaaccggcaatcctcttgctgtgaggtgacagtgctaaccaccacaccaccgtgccgcccaagCTCAAGTTCAAGTTCTATATTATCCTATGCAAATCAGTTACAAAGAAACAGTGGTTGGCAATGAAAAATGTAGATCTCAGGCTCCCTTCAACAATGCTtgttaaatatgtatatataaaaatactTATATGGTAGTGGTAGTGTTGCAAGTGAATAAAAGGTCTGTACTCAGTCGTACTTTTCATGAGGattggaggacttgttggaataaactgaatgtaaacatgaGTGTAATAAATGTGAGAAGTAAataaacacatatatatgtatatatatatatatatatatataaggtTAAGTGATGAGCTCAGGAGCTCAATGTCTCATTCTGTTGTTTGGTCCAGCTTCTACCAACTCAAAACCATCTCCAAAATTAGGCATTTCCTGTCAACCACTGATCTAGAAAGAGTCTTTCATGTACTAATACCATCCAGGCTGGACGACTGTAACTCCCTGTACCTTGGCATTTCTCAGGCTACCATCTCCTGTCTGCAACTAGTTCAAAACGCTCATCAGTTACAAGGTCACGTCACCCCTACCTTTGCTTCCTTACACTGGCTCCTTGTTCATTTCAGGATACACTTCAGAATTCTTCTAATTGTCTATAAATCTCTTCGTGGTCTTGCCCCTACATATTTCTAGGAGCTCCTTAACCCTTACATGACCACCAGACCAGTCAGATCACCACCGGGCCATATTGGCTGTGCCCCATTAGTGGAAAAGAAAGGCTGCCAGAAGCCATTAGACAGCCAAGGGGGCTCTTCtggctgtgaggcaacaatgctaaccactgcaccaccatgccaactgtttttctttgctctgtttCTCCGTCATTGTCAAGTACTTTGGTGCAAAAcctgttttgctttttaaagtgctacacaaataaaatgaaacttgaaacctGCAGGACAAAGCTGTCCCTGAGCCTGGAGGTGGTGCTGGACCTGGTTTGTGTGCAGATAGTCGTACACAGTAACATCTCAGCAATTCTTAAACTCAGTGCACTTCTAATCACATCTTTTACTTCTTGAAATGTGCACCTGCTGAATGATGGTGCTGaaatttgctaaaaaaaaaagtctgtcttGCATCTTTGCACAGGAGCAAAGTAGATAATTATTGCTGCCAGCAGAGGGCAGTGCTGGACTGCTTACTATAACCACCATAAGTCCACAACATATGCAACGCTGTCACATTGTATTGGTATTGTATGTACAATAACACAACAGCCACACAGTATACTGCCATTGTACATTGTTTACAGTTGTACGCAAATACAAGGGGTAAATGTGTCTGTAGAATAACACATCTCATATTATGGAGTAACACCAAGTGCCACTAAACTGCATTAGACTTTTATCACAGCCAGTCTGAGCTTTGATCTCTCCCCAGCGAGGTTTTTCTGGTCCAATCCATGTTAATTAGCTCAGATCAAAGTCCAGACTGTCCTTCAGAGCGGCTGCTCAGTTTCAAGCCCTTCAGCAGCCATCATGCAGAAGTGTCCTTGAGAGAAACAATGAACCTCTGTCTGCTCCGGGGCGCAGATCAGCTAATAATAATTATCATCAGATGGAGCAGTAATAGCTACAGAGTAgtacattatttttttagctgaaatcctctcctctcctcctatACTCTTATTTCTcgtcctctctcctcccctctcccttaCAGCACATCTACGGTGCTGTATCTATGGCTGCAGATGCCCTCACTATTTTTAGGGCTGGCCAATACCCACAGGATGTCAGCTCTCGTTCAGGACAATC
The sequence above is drawn from the Epinephelus moara isolate mb chromosome 12, YSFRI_EMoa_1.0, whole genome shotgun sequence genome and encodes:
- the stx7l gene encoding syntaxin-7 isoform X1, whose translation is MAYQAGFPEEPSALVNNISSNIHKLTLLTSELQRAVSLVGTEQDSSQLLHTLQQKQQQGNQLAKETDKLMKAFSALPVGPDQRQRKLQKERLVNDFSAALNSFQRTQRQAADKERDFVARVRASSRVSQGGQPDDSVGNAPPFLSDAQVQAQAEAITEEDLRLIQEREMSIRQLESDITDINDIFKDLGMMVHEQGDMIDSIEANVETADVSVQNATQQLQRAAEYQRSSRKKICIILIVLAVAIVIIGLIIWGALKK
- the stx7l gene encoding syntaxin-7 isoform X2, whose amino-acid sequence is MAYQAGFPEEPSALVNNISSNIHKLTLLTSELQRAVSLVGTEQDSSQLLHTLQQKQQQGNQLAKETDKLMKAFSALPVGPDQRQRKLQKERLVNDFSAALNSFQRTQRQAADKERDFVARVRASSRVSGGQPDDSVGNAPPFLSDAQVQAQAEAITEEDLRLIQEREMSIRQLESDITDINDIFKDLGMMVHEQGDMIDSIEANVETADVSVQNATQQLQRAAEYQRSSRKKICIILIVLAVAIVIIGLIIWGALKK